In a genomic window of Acidobacteriota bacterium:
- a CDS encoding tetratricopeptide repeat protein, giving the protein MLDFIKNIFKGKPGEAKAPAPRREEQRPAGAAPANKPSRILVETEEPVFRIGQTVRAPGLGDFTVHDIKGGKGKSGMGVVYIVLDVSSMTPYAVKTFQKWVLGTPDLIQRFLREAETWIRLEQHHNIVRAYYVTTINDQPHIFLEYVAGSDLRKKISAGPMPIRDILRYSIQFCRGMAHAAKKVPGLVHRDVKPENCMFTPDDILKVTDFGLVKVLAQADILPAVGATGAEEIGDELASQVFRTRVGEMGVGTMPYMAPEQFTDFANVTVTADVYSFGVMLYEMLTGKRPFKARKPEDFYYQHLKVTPLDPLTMRNDVGVELSIITMRCMAKKSDQRYQNFDALEKDLAALLKKQFKESLPLAAKEELDAWEIVNKGAALSNLDRDKEALEYFDKALKLLPTFDAAWLNKGVVLAKRKKYDEAIACYAKAVEYNPNSADAWYNTGYANQHKGELETSLEAYDRAITLNPLFEAAWLNKGVILRRLKREQEALDSYDRVIAINAGSAVAWYNKGFALSQLGRVREALECYEKALAINPQFLEVWLNRGVALRKSNRLIEALVCYDKALAIHGRHPEAWYNKGLVLLKLGKKRESQEAFQKAAALDPKIAEQLKQQGLYS; this is encoded by the coding sequence ATGCTGGATTTTATCAAGAACATCTTTAAGGGCAAACCGGGAGAGGCGAAAGCCCCAGCGCCCAGGCGAGAGGAGCAGCGTCCCGCGGGGGCCGCGCCCGCCAATAAGCCTTCCAGAATTCTTGTCGAAACCGAAGAGCCCGTTTTCCGCATTGGCCAGACAGTGCGAGCTCCGGGCCTCGGCGATTTTACGGTTCATGATATAAAAGGCGGCAAGGGCAAGAGCGGCATGGGCGTGGTGTACATCGTTCTGGATGTCAGCTCCATGACGCCCTACGCCGTGAAGACGTTTCAAAAGTGGGTGCTGGGCACGCCGGACCTGATCCAGCGATTCCTGCGCGAAGCGGAGACCTGGATTCGCCTGGAGCAGCATCACAACATTGTCAGAGCTTATTACGTAACCACCATCAACGATCAACCGCACATCTTCCTTGAGTACGTTGCGGGATCCGACCTGCGCAAGAAAATTTCAGCGGGGCCGATGCCGATCCGCGATATTTTGCGTTACTCGATACAGTTTTGCCGCGGCATGGCCCACGCCGCGAAGAAGGTTCCGGGGCTGGTGCATCGCGATGTCAAACCGGAAAACTGTATGTTCACTCCGGACGATATTCTCAAGGTAACGGACTTCGGTCTGGTGAAAGTGCTGGCGCAGGCGGACATTTTGCCTGCGGTGGGCGCAACAGGCGCGGAAGAAATCGGCGATGAATTGGCATCCCAGGTTTTCCGCACGCGCGTCGGGGAGATGGGCGTGGGAACCATGCCCTACATGGCCCCGGAGCAGTTCACCGACTTCGCCAATGTCACCGTAACCGCGGATGTCTACTCCTTCGGCGTCATGCTCTACGAAATGCTCACTGGCAAACGGCCCTTCAAGGCGCGCAAGCCGGAGGATTTTTACTATCAGCATTTGAAGGTTACGCCTCTTGATCCACTTACCATGCGCAATGATGTGGGAGTAGAGCTATCCATTATCACCATGCGTTGCATGGCCAAGAAGTCCGATCAACGCTACCAAAACTTTGATGCCCTGGAAAAAGATCTCGCCGCGCTTCTGAAAAAGCAGTTTAAGGAATCGCTGCCACTGGCCGCCAAGGAAGAGCTGGACGCGTGGGAAATCGTCAATAAAGGCGCCGCGCTGAGCAATCTGGATCGTGACAAAGAAGCGCTAGAATATTTCGATAAGGCCTTGAAGTTGCTGCCGACATTTGACGCCGCCTGGCTCAATAAGGGCGTGGTGCTGGCAAAAAGGAAAAAGTACGACGAGGCCATCGCGTGCTATGCCAAGGCCGTCGAATACAATCCCAACTCGGCTGACGCCTGGTATAACACCGGCTATGCCAACCAGCACAAAGGGGAACTCGAGACATCACTGGAAGCCTATGACCGCGCCATCACCTTGAATCCGCTGTTTGAAGCGGCCTGGCTCAACAAGGGCGTGATCCTGCGGCGGCTGAAGCGCGAGCAGGAAGCCCTCGATAGTTACGATCGCGTGATTGCCATCAATGCTGGATCGGCCGTGGCATGGTACAACAAGGGCTTCGCCTTGAGCCAGCTAGGCCGTGTGCGCGAGGCGCTGGAGTGCTATGAGAAAGCGCTGGCAATCAATCCGCAATTCCTGGAGGTCTGGTTGAATCGTGGCGTCGCATTGCGGAAATCGAATCGTCTGATCGAGGCCCTCGTTTGCTATGACAAGGCCCTTGCCATCCACGGTCGCCATCCCGAAGCGTGGTACAACAAAGGCCTGGTTCTGCTGAAACTGGGAAAGAAGCGGGAATCGCAGGAAGCATTTCAGAAAGCCGCCGCGCTGGACCCCAAGATCGCTGAACAACTCAAGCAGCAGGGCCTGTACAGCTAG